DNA from Clupea harengus chromosome 2, Ch_v2.0.2, whole genome shotgun sequence:
ctccatcgtctttctctgagacacacacacacacactacatcatctttttctctaacacacacacacacactccatcctctttctctgagacacacacacagacactacatcatctttttctctaacacacacacacacactccatcatccttttctctaacacacacacacacactccatcatccttttctctaacacacacacacacacacacacactccatcatccttttctctgagacacacacacacacacactccatcatcattttctctgacacacacacacacacacactacatcatctttttctctaacacacacacacactccatcatcattttctctgacacacacacactacatcatctttttctctaacacacacacacactccatcctctttttctctgagacacacacacacacacacacactccatcatgtctttctctgagaaacACAACAAGCATATATTAGGAAACTGAGTAGACTGCAGCCTTTAATTTACATTCCAGTGTGAaaaagacatctgtgtgtgtgtgtgtgtgtgtgtatgggtgtgtgtgtgtgtgtttggaaggtcAGTTGGCCTCTTGTGTCTTCAGTTCTTTCAGCCCTTCAATTTGCCCttctgaaaagagaaaaaagatgagtagtgaacctcacacacacacacacacacacacacgtgcacacacacacacacgtgcacacacacacacgtgcacacacacacgtgcacacacacacatctgcgcacacacacacacacacacacacacacacgtgcacacacacacatgcacacacacacacgtgcacacacacacatgcacacacacacacgtgcgcacacacacgtgcacacacacacacacatacacacacctgtgctctctTTGACTGGGCTCCACAGTGTCAGTCCAGAGACCGATTTTGGTTTCCATTTCAACTGCATAGAAacagcctcctcctcatccccatcCGCTCGatccttaaaacacacacacacgcatgcacgcacgcacgcacgcacgtaatCACAATCAGGATCAGCATAACAAACTTTAGGTATTCCAAATATAGTAAGCAATTATATTAACATCTTATTGGACAAAGCAGAAACTTCTtctctgcaaaaacacacaacgcAATACCTGCAAAGTATCAAGAACTAAAACACAGTTAAAGTATCAAGAACTAAAACACAGTTAaagtattaaacactaaaacacagtgaaagtattaaacactaaaacacagtgaaagtattaaacactaaaacagttaaagtattaaacactaaaacacagtgaaagtattaaacactaaaacacagtgaaagtattaaacactaaaaaacAGTGAaagtattaaacactaaaacagttaaagtattaaacactaaaacacagttaaagtattaaacactaaaacagttAAAGTATTAAACACTTAAACAGTGAaagtattaaacactaaaacagtgaaagtattaaacactaaaacagttaaagtattaaacactaaaacagttAAAGTATTAAACACTATAAGACACAGTGAaagtattaaacactaaaacagttAAAGTAttaaacacttaaacacagTTAAAGTATAAAACACTATAAGACACAGTGAAAGTattacacactaaaacacagtgAAGAGTACCTGATCCACCTGCACGTACTCTCCGTGCTGTTCACAGCCAATGTCAAAGACATACTTCCCAAGACCTGAcggctgcacacacagagagggagttGAGGAGGtgagaacccacacacacacacacacacacacacacacacacacacacacacacacacacacacacacactcagtcaataaataactggcacttcgactagtgcgtaacttgcaattacagcagttacatttctgcacttctttttcttttttatttcattttgttatatttcttatgtaaagtagtatttattgttacaccatgctttttattgctcctagcttgactgttctctcccttgtacgtcgctttggataaaagcgtctgctaaatgactaaatgtaaatgtaataagaTGGTGTCATATTTCCTCTCACTGTTGCTGGTTGGGAggttgcactgcacacacacacacacacacactcagtcaatAAGGAGGTGGCACTGCACGCACACATGTTGGACTCACGTTGTTGTTATGGAAGTTTCCCTGGAACCTGTGGTTGAGATGGATCAGCTCTCCTGCCCCCTCCATCTTGCCCCCCACCCACGAGCCGCAGTACTGGGACCCTGTGGCCTTGTACACGTACACACCCTGCCCCTGCCTGGTCCCGGAgcgaggggagggagggagggggagagagagagaagaggctaCGTCAGAGAAAGTCAATGTTGAATTTTCTCATTCcacagagaagtgtgtgcaagaggggtgtgtgtgtgtgtgtgtttgcgttcaCGTATGTGTAAAACTCAGTGTGAAGTGtgcttgggagagagagagagagagggagtttggGAGTAGTTAGGCCACACCTCTGATGACGGAGCCACTCCCCTTCATAGGTGTCTCCGTTAGGATAAGTGTGAACCCCGTGACCTTGTCGTAGGTCATCAACCCAgctccctgagagagagagagagagagagagagagagagagaaagagacagacttaTTCCTTTATTTCAGTCTCCTGAAAAGTGCTAACTGATTGAATGCCTGACCTCTTTTCTCGTACCCTCATATTTGGAACCGTCCGGATAATAAAAGACCCCATGACCATGCTTCAAATTTTGGTAGTAGTCTCCGATGTATCGGGCACCGTTCTTGAACCGGTAAGTTCCCtttaataaatagatagatagaaagatagaaaagcctttattgtcattgtatttatacaacgaaattttgagtgcttctcctgttggtgtgacgagggacaacatataacacaacaacaacatataacataacaatactacaactatccaaaaacagtaggaacagcccaaaaaaaaaaatatatatatatacatatacattaagagtagaacaaagtgcggtggcatagactaaagtacttcaataaatacatcaattaatacagctttgttaatgcacatgtgtaaggtgactgagatggtatgcgacttgtagtcaataaagtgcttagtgtttagtgcatgtcggtatttagagttctgatggccgtcggggaaaaaaactgttcttaagacgcgtggtaATATCAGACGTTGAGGGACACAATGCCaaccattttaaaatgttaaggGCAGAGAGATTTACCTGACCACATCTTTTGCCGTTTTCGTACATGCCCTGGTAGGTGTCTCCGTTCGGTAGTACGGCTCTGCCAGCACCGTGTCTTTCTCCGGCTTCATTCCGCTCCCCCTCGTACTCCTGCAGCATTCAAACAACATGGCTATGATAGCGTATCTAACGTCTACAGTTGTTGGCGAGTTAATGTAAACGTTAGCCAGCGGGCCGTCGTTGTAAACAAGGTCATCATCATATTTAATCTCACCCCGAGGTACCCTTGTTCGTCGTCAAAATCCACGGATCCGGCGTCTGACATTTTCTAAGTAGGTTAATAAAGAACTATCTACCTCTCTTGTGCTAAGCTATCTAAAGAACCAAAACACAACTGGGACCTGAGTTtactgttgccatgacaaccacgCGCTTGCGTTCAAGGGAAGCTGTTCGTTTTGGGAAGTCAAtgacaacaaaaacagaaattcAACAATTGTAAACATATTCCAAAGTAAATTGAATATGATTGAATAACTATTGAACATAGAGTACAATCCTCTGAAATAATATGTTTAGGCAATTTTAACCACAGacgtaaaaaaataaacacacaaggaCGCcatcatatttttatatattcagATCAGCcgccaaaaaaataaaaagcacaGTGAATCAGGCTCCCCAACAGGCGACAAACTCCGGTAATCAGTATGCCTGAACAATAAGTGCTCAGATTTTTTAGCCCACCGCGGacctggcccagatgtggcgcAGGAAGTGAACCCTCCAGCTCTGAGCACTGAGCAGTTATCTGTCAGTAGATTGCATGCGAAGTCACGCACCAGATCATAAACTAACTTTTAATTGACCAGATAGGCACTAGATAAAGTTTAACTAACATATAATTTCCcatggacagcctgacattccACAGTGTGCTTCCGTGAGCGACTCTGAGTCCGTGTATATGTGTAGTAGGGTACGTTTATGTTCAACGCCAAATGGATAACACAGATATATTAATTTCGTTTTCCTGCTAGAAGATACCAACTGGTGTCTCCGTGAACTGCAACAACATAAAATGACACGGAG
Protein-coding regions in this window:
- the rsph1 gene encoding radial spoke head 1 homolog isoform X1; translated protein: MSDAGSVDFDDEQGYLGEYEGERNEAGERHGAGRAVLPNGDTYQGMYENGKRCGQGTYRFKNGARYIGDYYQNLKHGHGVFYYPDGSKYEGSWVDDLRQGHGVHTYPNGDTYEGEWLRHQRQGQGVYVYKATGSQYCGSWVGGKMEGAGELIHLNHRFQGNFHNNNPSGLGKYVFDIGCEQHGEYVQVDQDRADGDEEEAVSMQLKWKPKSVSGLTLWSPVKESTEGQIEGLKELKTQEAN
- the rsph1 gene encoding radial spoke head 1 homolog isoform X2, coding for MYENGKRCGQGTYRFKNGARYIGDYYQNLKHGHGVFYYPDGSKYEGSWVDDLRQGHGVHTYPNGDTYEGEWLRHQRQGQGVYVYKATGSQYCGSWVGGKMEGAGELIHLNHRFQGNFHNNNPSGLGKYVFDIGCEQHGEYVQVDQDRADGDEEEAVSMQLKWKPKSVSGLTLWSPVKESTEGQIEGLKELKTQEAN